From Portunus trituberculatus isolate SZX2019 chromosome 50, ASM1759143v1, whole genome shotgun sequence, the proteins below share one genomic window:
- the LOC123499618 gene encoding uncharacterized protein LOC123499618 — protein sequence MLPRTWLVGALVVSMLGVAQPIIIIDPFLAGTLIAAGGAAALLGAATIGAGAVGAGVVGAGAAVGAAKLGAVGAGAIGAAKVGALGAGALGAAGVGVGTVGLAKVGLAATAHSGFSAGVRSSHNNQHSGSYTVSYSNRRHRRGINSITAAQELLLRDAYAMDQEKPCGLRLVCELATKGADELEREELLILDLLYRSHSPDSMLVPYEEALQIGRTSTSSAACAEVYQRCEFDRSQIMHILRQNFVA from the coding sequence ATGCTGCCGAGGACGTGGCTCGTGGGGGCGCTGGTGGTGTCCATGCTGGGGGTGGCGCagcccatcatcatcatcgaccCCTTCCTGGCCGGCACACTCATCGCAGCTGGAGGCGCAGCTGCACTGCTGGGCGCTGCCACCATTGGCGCAGGGGCCGTCGGGGCAGGTGTGGTCGGTGCAGGAGCAGCGGTGGGGGCTGCTAAGCTCGGGGCAGTTGGCGCAGGTGCAATTGGTGCCGCTAAGGTCGGGGCCCTGGGAGCAGGTGCTCTGGGGGCCGCCGGAGTGGGCGTTGGCACCGTGGGCTTAGCTAAAGTGGGTCTGGCGGCGACGGCACACAGCGGATTCTCAGCAGGAGTTCGTTCCTCTCACAACAACCAGCACAGCGGCAGCTACACCGTCAGCTACAGCAACAGAAGGCACCGGCGCGGAATCAACAGCATCACCGCTGCTCAGGAGCTGCTGCTGAGGGACGCATATGCCATGGACCAGGAGAAGCCCTGTGGCCTGCGGCTGGTGTGCGAGCTGGCCACCAAGGGCGCCGACgagctggagagagaggagctgcTCATCTTGGACCTGCTGTATCGCTCCCACTCCCCGGACAGCATGCTGGTGCCCTACGAGGAGGCACTCCAAATCGGCCGCACCAGCACCTCTTCCGCCGCATGCGCCGAGGTGTACCAGCGCTGCGAGTTTGACCGATCCCAGATCATGCACATCTTGCGGCAGAACTTTGTTGCCTAG